GTCCTTGGATGCCATGATTTCGATGATTTCCTTGGCTGATTCGATATTTTCCTGGGAGCGACGCACCACCTGATTGATTTTTTGACTGAACTGGTTTGAATCCTTGGAAAGCTTGCGGACCTGGTCGGCCACAACGGCAAACGCCTTGCCCGCCTCTCCGGCTCGTGCCGAGACAATTCTCGCATTGAGGGCCAAGACGTTAGTCTGTTCCGCAATGGCGTCAATGTCATGCAAAAAATTGACGACCTCGTTCATCTGGTTGGAAAGATCGTCGATGCGATGCACCATTTCCATGCTTTGGCGACTGACCAGCAGAATGTGGTCCACGAAAGAGCGCAAAATCCGGTCGGTTTCACTGACGAATTGCCGGATATTGATGCGTTTCTGGGCCTCATCACCCTGGGGTTTTTCGGAACTTTCCGCCCCTTCCATGCTTGTGGTCAGGGAGGTCACCAGCTCGTTCTGACTGTTGGATTGATCGCGCAGACCATTGAAACTGGCCGTTAATTTGACGATGGCATCCTGGACGAGAAAGCGAATCTGGCCGGCATCATGGCGCAATACATCCATTTCCAGGTGAAGCTGCCCCTGGATCTCTTGCGCAAGCTGTTGTTCTTGATTGTCCATGATGGCGTTTTATGGATATCCGCTCTGCTCAAGCTGTTGTTCTTGATTGTCCATGATGGCGTTTTATGGATATCCGCTCTGCTGGGGTCTCACCGTTGGCTGTTCATGGATCGGGATGGGGAGCAGACCGTTGCGGGATCAACTTGCAATCAGGCCGTTGCGAGGAAAACACCCGATCAGACTGTTTCGGAATCAACACCCAGGACACTGGCAACATCCAGGATGACCAGTAAATTGTTTTCAAACTCCACGACTCCATGGACAAAATCCGCCGCGATGCCGCGCAGGTTGGCCGGGGGGGGTTGAATGTTGTCGTCGGAAATTTCCAGCACATCGCCCAGTTGATCGACGACCAGACCGACCGGATCCTGCCAGGGACAACGCGCCTCACCGATTTCCCGATTGATCTGGATCACCTCGCTGCGCGTTTTCATGATGACATTGTACTGCTTGCGCTTGTTGTTGGCCGTCCCCTCGCCGACAGGCTGTGCATCGTTCCAGCCCAGACGGCGTTTCAGGTCAAACAGGGTGATGACGCGCCCGCGTATGTTCAGCATGCCGCGAATGTAATCGGGCGAGCCGGGCACCGGGGTACACTCCATGGAGCGATTGATTTCCCGCACGAGCAGAATTTCGATGCCCAGATACAAATCGCCCAGGGTGAAGGTGCTGACGAGCATGGCTCACTCCCCCTTAAAAGTCTGTTGTCGGCTGGAGGGAAGAGACCACCTTCAGCAGCCGCTTTTTGTCGATGGTGGGCACGCAGGCGACAAATCCGGCCCGGATGCATCTTTGCTCCAGGTCGGAAGAGATGGAGGTCGTCGTGGCGACCATGGGAATGTCACCATGGGAGGTGGCAGGCATTTCCACGGCCAGCTCAAAGCCATCCATGAGGGGCATGTTGATATCGGTGACGAGCAGATCGTATTGATTGGAGCGCAGCATGGTCAGGGCCATCTGGCCATCTTCGGCCTGATCGATTTCAAAACCGATCTCCTTGAGATAGCTGGCGGTCAGCACCCGCAGGAAGGGGGTATCATCCACCACCAGGGCACGCAGACCGGCGGCATCGAATTTTGAATCCAACTGGGATGTGGTGATACGGGCCAGATCCAGAACCCGGTTGACATCCGGGAAGAGAACCACCCGGTCGTCCAACTGCGCCGAGCCAAACAGACCGTCCGCAACGATGGCCCGGGTATCCAGTTCAATATTGATTTCGCGGGTATCGATGATGCGGGCGAAGATCAGGCCAGCCTGGATATCCGGAATATTGGGAACCACCATGCATAGATCATTGTCTTCATCCTCCCCTTCCGGACGGGGGGCCAGGCCCATTCCTTCCAGACCCATCACCTGATCCGGATAGATGGCCCGGAAGGTTTTGCGGTCGTAGCGCACATAGGGAAGGCCGCCAATATTGACGAGCAGGTTTGGCGATATTTTTTCCACCCGCCGCACCATGCTGTGGACGATGCCCATGAGCAGACCGGTATCGGTCTCCAGGAGGATGATGTTTTGCCGTTCGCGCAGGGCTTCGCGGCGTTCGGCATCCAGGTCCATGCGGGTGGCGCGTTCGACGTTGCTGAAGCTGATGTTGGCCCGTTCCATGACCCCGGCATAGTCGATGATCAGGGAGACCGTGCCATCGCCCAGGATGGTGGTGGCCGAAAAGCAGACGTTGTCCTTGAAGAAGGAAGGGAGCGGTTTCACCACAATCTCTTCGCTGTCGAGGACCTCATCCACCACCATGCCAAACTCATTGCCGCCGACATTGAGGACCATGACGTAGGCGACAAGGCTGCCTGGATGGCGGCGATCCTCATTTTCCCGACGATTGCCGGAGTTCCGGCCACTGCTGACGCCAACCTTGGGGCGACTGGCAGCGGTGGCGGCCTCTTCGGCACGTTGCCGCCGGGTGCGCCGATCCGAGAGGCGCCCCCGCCGGTCGGGTTCGCTGCTGTCGGGCGGAAAGGTGCGTTGGATACCAAGGACATCAGCCAGGTCCACCAGGGGCAACAACATGTTACGCAAACGCAACACCGGGGCGTTGCCCACAGTTTCAATCTGATTGGAGCGATCTGATTCGGCCACCCGGACAATTTCCACCAGACCGATTTCCGGGATGGCAAAGCGTTGATTGCCAGCCGAAACGATCATGGCCGGAATGATGGCCAGGGTGAGGGGGAGTTTCAGGATGATGCGGGTACCCCGGCCGACCTTGGATTCGATATGGACCGTGCCGCCCAATTTTTCAATATTGGTGCGCACCACGTCCATGCCCACGCCGCGGCCCGACACATCCGAGACTTTCTTGGCCATGGAGAGTCCCGGCAGGAAGATCAGATTCAGGGCCTCTTCCTCGCTCATGGCGTCGGCCTGTTCTTCGGTGATCTGACCTTTTTCGATGGCTTTCATCTTGATTTTGTTGCCATCGATACCGGCACCATCATCGCTCAGGGCAATATTGACCATGCCGTTTTCATGGTAGGCGGCGAGTTCCACCCGGCCGGCCTCGGGTTTGCCGATGGCGATACGGTCATTCGGTGCCTCGATGGCGTGATCGGCCACGTTGCGGATCATGTGGGTCAGGGGGTCGGAAAGATGTTCGATCACCGACTTGTCAAGGTCCACATCGCCGCCGCGCAGTTCCAGATCGATCTTTTTCTCCAGTTTGCGTGCCAGATCGCGAATGATGCGGGGAAATTTGTTGAAAACCACACTCACCGGCTGCATGCGGGCCTGCATCACCTTTTCCTGGATGCGGCTGGTGATCGAGTCCAGGTTTTGCACGAGCGGCCCGATGCTGGGATGCTGACTGGCCACATCGGCAGCGGCCCGGGTCAACTGGTTGCGGGCCAGAACCAGTTCTCCGGCCATA
The genomic region above belongs to Magnetococcales bacterium and contains:
- a CDS encoding chemotaxis protein; amino-acid sequence: MDNQEQQLAQEIQGQLHLEMDVLRHDAGQIRFLVQDAIVKLTASFNGLRDQSNSQNELVTSLTTSMEGAESSEKPQGDEAQKRINIRQFVSETDRILRSFVDHILLVSRQSMEMVHRIDDLSNQMNEVVNFLHDIDAIAEQTNVLALNARIVSARAGEAGKAFAVVADQVRKLSKDSNQFSQKINQVVRRSQENIESAKEIIEIMASKDMSFAIESKGRVDEMMEEVSKIDRFTAATLVKVSEITERINQDVGTAVMSLQFEDMVTQLVQSLEKHINLMEQFTHVVCCGCLKPGLTDQAARVQAIRETLQEHLDLFAQSSHKPVDQTSMDEGDIELF
- a CDS encoding chemotaxis protein CheW, whose protein sequence is MLVSTFTLGDLYLGIEILLVREINRSMECTPVPGSPDYIRGMLNIRGRVITLFDLKRRLGWNDAQPVGEGTANNKRKQYNVIMKTRSEVIQINREIGEARCPWQDPVGLVVDQLGDVLEISDDNIQPPPANLRGIAADFVHGVVEFENNLLVILDVASVLGVDSETV
- a CDS encoding chemotaxis protein CheW; translation: MSEEDDELLGMFVQEAVEHLETIEPDLLTLEENGSSTERDIINRLFRGVHSIKGSAGFFGLTAITKLSHTMENLLGKVRDDPNVATPTVTDSLLAGLDKLQTMINDVSGSESVDASEQVARIQALLADLDGGGPPAAAPTPAAATVEAEAEAEVPEPSSPAGAETSETEPAGESLPPAESEPPAEDAGVAEAVVEDAVAGKPAAPSRALSRPPVLVNLKNLEQYPEAVTNAVHHGQLFFIIKLQLPKDADEKQSFFTKMKALMESVGLVVATSPNVSADPGLHTVHDVLEVLLATVLEADLLQTLLQLSRESFTPVQIPESLVKLAAALRPQLQPETSAISAVSRGKPLPLRAQGDDTALTPVLADAEPETRRPRLRKPTGGILGYNKGSSGKGGGSTSSSAAAATPTTTSSSKGNAPPAVEETLRVSVSLLDELINMAGELVLARNQLTRAAADVASQHPSIGPLVQNLDSITSRIQEKVMQARMQPVSVVFNKFPRIIRDLARKLEKKIDLELRGGDVDLDKSVIEHLSDPLTHMIRNVADHAIEAPNDRIAIGKPEAGRVELAAYHENGMVNIALSDDGAGIDGNKIKMKAIEKGQITEEQADAMSEEEALNLIFLPGLSMAKKVSDVSGRGVGMDVVRTNIEKLGGTVHIESKVGRGTRIILKLPLTLAIIPAMIVSAGNQRFAIPEIGLVEIVRVAESDRSNQIETVGNAPVLRLRNMLLPLVDLADVLGIQRTFPPDSSEPDRRGRLSDRRTRRQRAEEAATAASRPKVGVSSGRNSGNRRENEDRRHPGSLVAYVMVLNVGGNEFGMVVDEVLDSEEIVVKPLPSFFKDNVCFSATTILGDGTVSLIIDYAGVMERANISFSNVERATRMDLDAERREALRERQNIILLETDTGLLMGIVHSMVRRVEKISPNLLVNIGGLPYVRYDRKTFRAIYPDQVMGLEGMGLAPRPEGEDEDNDLCMVVPNIPDIQAGLIFARIIDTREINIELDTRAIVADGLFGSAQLDDRVVLFPDVNRVLDLARITTSQLDSKFDAAGLRALVVDDTPFLRVLTASYLKEIGFEIDQAEDGQMALTMLRSNQYDLLVTDINMPLMDGFELAVEMPATSHGDIPMVATTTSISSDLEQRCIRAGFVACVPTIDKKRLLKVVSSLQPTTDF